The window accaaaaaagaacTAAGGATGGACGTTGTTTTCATAATAATCAAGTCAAGAATATATCTTCTTAGTTCGAGTTCATAAGCCTTAAAAAACCTATTATAAATACACACCTCTCAAACGTTTAGTCAGGATTAAATGAACACATGTGAACACCAACCTAGCTCGTTCTCCACAAAGCCTTCAAAAACCTATTATAAATACACACCTCTCAAACTCTCTCCCTTCAACTCTAAGCTTTGCTTTCTTCCTTCTATATTCTCAAACTTCCAGAAAACCTCAAACTTCGAGACGTACGGTGAGATCGTGATCAAAGTAGACATGGGAGGTCCAGGATCATCACCATGTGCTTCGTGTAAGCTTCTTCGAAGACGCTGTGCCAAGGAATGTATCTTTGCACCTTATTTCCCTCCTGATGATCCTCATAAATTCGCCATTGTTCATAAGGTCTTCGGGGCAAGCAACGTCAGCAAAATGTTGCAGGTTCTACTTCGTTcccattttgttttattttgttcgGTTCTGTAAATCTAGGTCTCAATGATTTAGAGAAGACTTTCTTATTGATAATGAACGTGCTTTACAATGTATATATACAAACTCGACAACAAGAGAATAGGAAATATACTAAACCGACTTGGAATTTATCCTAAATAGATATGGTATATCGTATATTTGCATATATTcctaatactccccctcaagttggagTGTGAAGTCTCTTGACACCCAACTTGGACAGTAGCACTTCAAACTGTGGTTTACCAAGAGCTTTCGTCAAGATGTCAGCGAGCTGATCCTTAGTACGAACATGTTTAGTGGCGATCAAACCAGCAAGGACCGCATCTCGAACACTATGACAGTCTCGTTCTATGTGTTTTGTTCTTTCGTGAAACACTGGATTGGCTGCAATGTATATTGCCGCTTGATTGTCACAAAAGAACGAGACAGGTTTGGGAACTGGAATACCGAGATCCTTAACTAAAGGAACAATCCACTTCATTTCACGAGTAGCTTTAGCCATAGCCCTGTATTCGGCTTCAGCTGACGAGTGAGCAACGGTATCTTGTTTCTTGGTCTTCCACGTAACTGGAGAATCACCGAGAAGGACTACAAATGAGCTCAAAGATCGACGACTAACAGGGCAAGAACTCCAGTCCGCGTCACAGTATATGGAGAGGTCAAGATTTTTATCGGAGCTCATGAGTATTCCTTGATCGAGAGAACCTTTGAGATATCGAACAACGCGCAATGCAGCCTCCAAATGTCCTTCACGAGGAGACTTCATAAACTGAGACAGAAGATGAATAGAGTAACAAAGTTCAGGGCGAGTCATGGAAAGATATACAAGACGGCCCACAAGGCGACGATAGATCTTTGGATCAGAAAGTAGAGGTGACTGATCGGAGGCGATCTTGTGATTCTGCTCGACTGGTGTGCATGCTGGACGAGCATCCTGGAGATCCATATCATCAATGATATCCATGATATATTTGCGCTGAGACAAGAAGATCCCTTCTTCAGTGCGTGCTACTTCTATACCAAGAAAGTATTTGAGCTTACCAAGATCCTTCATGTGAAACTGTTGTcccaaatactctttaaacttGGTGAGTTTGTCGAGACTATTACTGGCGATCACTAAATCGTCGACATAGACCAAAACTCGAATCTCAACTGATCCTTTAGTGTATAAGAACAATGAATAGTCGGAGTAAGACTGAACAAAACCGAATTGCAGGAGAGCTTTAGATAACTTGGAGAACCAACACCGTGGAGCCTGTCGAAGGCCATAAATAGATTTCCTGAGGCGACATACTTTTGTTGGATCAGAGTGAGTAAAGCCTGGAGGTAAGCGCATATACACTTCTTCCTCAAGATCACCATGAAGAAATGCGTTATGAACGTCCATTTGGTGAACTTCCCACTTCTTAGCTGCGGCAATACGGAGAAGCATACGAACCGTGCCCATTTTAATAACTGGGGCAAATGTTTCCTCAAAATCTTTGCCTTGGACTTGTTTATTTCCGTTGGCAACCAGACGAGATTTGTGTCGCCGAATTGTACCATCAGGATTGTACTTGATCTTATAAACCCATTGAGAACTCACGGCAGTCTTGCCAGGCGGAAGCGAAGCAATATCCCACGTGCCTTGCTCCTCATGAGCAGTGACTTCTTCTTTCATAGAGTCGCACCAAACCTTATGTTTAATGGCGTCATGATATCGCTTAGGTTCAACTCCTGAGATTACAGCTGCTAAGAAAGCTTGATGCGCACTTGAGAAGGCATCAACAGAGATATATGTAGCTAAAGGAGATTGTGTCATACCTGGAGCGTTTTCCGAGGACGACGATGAAGCGCAGAATGGAACGAGATGGATATCTTCATGACACAGGACGTTGTAGTTGACGTAGTCTTTAAGTTTGACAGAGGGAAGACGCACTCGTTGTCCTCTGCCCAACACACCCGGATCATTCATGGAGATATCTTGTACTGGCTCAGACCTCTGATCAGTACGTGTTTCAGTACTTGTAACGACTTCTGCAGGAGTTGTAGACCTATCAGCTGGTAATGCAGAACGAGATTCCGGAGCCTGTGGGCTCTGTGTCTCAGATGTTATTGGTTCAACTACCACAGTAATATCTGTATTGCCAATGCCATCGCTACTCCCCCTGTCGAGTGAGCTGGGGACAGACTCAAATAACCAATCTGAGTCAGAGTAGTCGGGTGCATTAGTAGGTGGAGCCGGAGACACAATTCCCTGAACCGACGACTGTTCTGAAATAGATGACATAGGAAACGTGTCCTCGTAAAATATGACGTCTCGAGAGATGAAGAACTGTTCCTTGTCGAGATCAAACACCTTCCAACCCTTTTGTCCAAAAGGATAACCCATAAATATACACTTACGACTTCGAGAGCCAAATTTGTCTTTGTCGCGGGCTCTCAAATGTGTGTAACACAGACTTCCAAAGACCCTAAGATGATCATAATTTGGCTTCTCACCATACAGGACTTCATATGGTGACGCACCTCGAAGAACTTGTGTGGGAGTACGGTTTATAAGATGAGTTGCtgtcatgatggcttcaccccAGAACCTCACCGGTAAACTTCCTTGAAATAGTATGGCGCGGGCCACATTAAGTATATGCCGGTGTTTCCTTTCGACACGTCCATTCTGTTGAGGCGTGTCTACACATGACGTCTGATGAATAATCCCACTTTCTCGAAAGAACCTTGCCAAACACATAAACTCTGTTCCATTATCGGACCTCACTGTCTTAACTGTTTTACTGAACTGAGTAGAGGCCATGCTACAAAAATTAGTCAAGATCGTACGAACTTCGGATTTCTCAAGCATGAGATACGTCCACACAGCTCTTGAATGATCGTCCACGATCGTTAAAAAATATACAGCACCAGAAGAAGCACGAGTTCTGTATGGACCCCAAACATCACAATGAATCAACGCAAAACACTCATTTGATTTATTGATACTATCATAAAACACTTCTCTAGTTTGCTTAGCCCTAAAACATGTGTCGCAAGGACTTAGGGCAGCTAGTTTAGTAGACGAAAACATAGGTAAATTAGATAAAACTGAAGATGATGGATGCCCAAGCCTCTGGTGCCAACGAAGTTGATCAGCGGACTTAACAACAGGAGCTGAGACACGGTGAACTCTAGCAGCCATGACATCTGTGAAGTAATACACCCCATCTCGTTCCTTACCGGCTCCAATCAGGGTCCTCGTGAAACGATCCTGTAAGAGACAAATCGTATCTGTTAGTAATGCGAAACAATTAGTTTGCTTTAACAGTTTTGAGACTGATATCAAGGAACAGTTCAAATTTGGCACAAACAAGACATGATCAAGAGTGATTCGATCAGTTAAAGGAAATGTTCCCGTATGTGTGGCATATGCTTTGTTTCCATCTGCAAAGCCAACTGGACATGGCAAAATACTCGTTGTGTTGACAAGAAACGAGATGTCTCCTGTCATGTGATGGGAAGCTCCCGTGTCTAGTATCAAATCACCCAGTTTACTCTTACCATTCAACTTATCGGTGGGAGAGCAGGCTTTCTCGTTGATCATCTGAGTCAACGTTCGCCACTGTTCTGACGTTAGCTCAGGGAAGCTAGACGAGTTGGATGTAGTCGCGTGTGCCTTTGCTCCACTGCCTCTGGATCGATCAGACCCATAATTTCCACGACCACGACCACCTCTGTAAGCTCCTCTGTTTCCTCCTCCACTTCTGTTTGCTGAACGTTCTTCCCACCAGTCAGGAAAACCGACTAACTGCCAGCAGTTTGCCTTCTCATGCCCACTACGACCGCAGTTTGAGCATTGAGGGACGCGATTCCTGCTTCCAGAGTCAGTACGTGAGGTTGCTTGATCAGAACTTGCTGCGCCCGCTTCTTTCTTAACTGTAAACCCAACAGCATTCTGttgcatctctctctctttgactGAGTTGAGGCGCTGCTCTTCTCGAATCACCTTAGCATAGATTTCTCCAATATCCAGTGTAGAATCAGAGGATATTATACCTTGACACACTCCTCCAAAACGAGCTTGATCCAATCCCATTACAAACTGGTGgaccttttcttcttctctatctCTTTCAAACTCTGCCATAGCAGAACACGAACACGAAGGCAGGGGCTTGTACATATCCAGCTCCTCCCAAATCTTGGACAAACGTCCATAGTACTCGATCACAGACGCACCATCTTGTCGACACACTGCGATCTGTTCTTTCAAGTGATGCACACGAACCTTGTTGCCCACAGAAAACCGTTTTCTAAGGTTCTCCCACAGCTTATGTGCATCTTGAACAAAGGTGACGGTAGAACGGACGCGTGGTTCGATTGAGGTCCGAATCCACCCTACTATCATGGAGTTGACGGAGAGCCAGAGTTCCAGATTTGAATCCGTTGCCAAAGGCTTCGGTATGGTACCCTCGACAAATCCTAGCTTCCGTTTCGCTCGCAGTGCGTTGGTCATCTCACTAGACCATTCGTTGTAATTCTCTCCTGTTAACGTCACTGACGTAATCATTGCTCCTGGATTGTCGGAGGCATGAAGAGAATATGGAGTTAGGTTTCCAGCACTTTTTGTTTGAGAATCTCCGCTTTTGGACACAGCCGAGTCTCCAACATCATCATTAACCATGTTTGCGATGTGTTACACAACCGGTCACAACCAAATTTCTTCAACGAGACTACGTACTACGAGTCTCAGACACAAGAGCCACTGACTCAACTTTGGATTTCGAACTTCGAAACTTTAAGAACAAGTAATAAAACTGAGAACTAGGTCACAGAATtttgtgctctgataccatgtaaatcTAGGTCTCAATGATTTAGAGAAGACTTTCTTATTGATAATGAACGTGCTTTACAATGTATATATACAAACTCGACAACAAGAGAATAGGAAATATACTAAACCGACTTGGAATTTATCCTAAATAGATATGGTATATCGTATATTTGCATATATTCCTAATAGGTTCAAAGCTTTCAAAGATGTACACGATCACTTGATATCTATCTAAAACACTTTACTAATATAAACGTATTTTACTCCCAGAATTCACTTTGATACTCTTTTTAATTATGCTTCCAAAAACTATATGAACATATACAAGAAGTAATAATTAATGGCAACttcctttatatatataataaatggtTACATGGTTGGTATGAATTGTCACAGGAGCTACCGGTTCATCAAAGAGCCGACGCGGTGAATAGTCTGGTTTTTGAAGCAAACGCACGAGTTAGAGATCCGGTATATGGCTGCGTAGGAGCAATCTCCTACTTACAAAATCAAGTCACCCAGCTTCAAATGCAACTAGCAGTGGCTCAAACCGAGATTCTCTGCATCCAAATGCAACACGAGCCAACTTTACAATCTCATCACGAAGTATTTGAACTAGACCAAGACGACAAAGCTCACTTGCTACACAGCAACAATAACAGCATCAATAACTGCAACAACAACTATAACTTGGCCTATGCTATGTCTTCTGGACAATTGAATTCTAATTTTGCTTCTCCAAGCAGTATAATACAGATGCAAATGCAAGACCCTCTTAAGCAAGAATCTCTTTGGACTTGACTTAAGCCattgttataaaattaatatttgttgTTTGGAAAACTCAGTGAAGGCTCGACAAGTTTGCTTCGTGGCTAtgttgaaaaagaaaatttctttttttgaaaactatggGAACAAGTTTCGTGTAAGAAAAGTAATATATAAGTCAAAAGCTTAAATGCATGCATGTGATGGTGATGAGATGTAGTTAGAAGCTTTGAGAAGTAGAGATCtgtttatttctcttttaattttgtttcttaCTTTTGTTCCTTTTCGCATCGTCTGAACAATGAAACTTTAGATCTAATTCCAAACCTAATTTAatctttttaagtcttctaGTTTTTTTCTTTACCAACTACACTTCTTTCCCAAAGAAACCCACTCAAAATTTTGTCGCTTTCAAACTATGAGAAAATTGCATGGGTTAATATAAatacttaataaattttaataaagttaTCTTAGAAAACAAAAGCAAGTTTGCTTTTGCGGAATATATATTCTTATGTATCCTAAATTGTAGATTTTGTTTCTACTTGCGATAAAGTGAAGTGGAAATCCACTTTTTAtacaaaaacaaatctacatgaTTCAACCTTTAAAATTTGTTTgacttactatatatatatatatatatatatatatatatatattaattcgaCCGACCTCATTTGATTAATCATAGGCAACACGTTAGAACGTAAAGTCGCCTGTACTGTTGCCTTTGTACTAGACCTtttcttaaaaagaaaatataatttttaattgatCAAACTCAATTAgaaaagaggaggaggagacgtTGAATTTGATTATGATATCTCCGTGACTCCATCGCTAGTGTTCATGTGATCAGTAGacgaaaaaaattcaaaaatactgcCTGTCGACAAGGGAAAGAATCTTATGACTAAAAACAATCGATCATGttcttacaaaaattattatattattttctaatgcTCTTAACTTGTTTCTAACGATCATTTCAAGCGAGagaattttatttctttttttttatcaacagcGAGAGAACTTATAACTGTCTTATTCATATCATAAATTATTGGGatgatataaataatatatcttCAACTTTACGTAACATTTTTTAATAaggaaaataattatatttgtctGTTTGTTGAAACTCTCTTAACTTTTAGTATATTATATAGTACATTACACTCATGTATACATCTAGTTAATTATGCATGTCtagatttataaaaaacaaaaacatcaaatttggttaagaagaaacaaaatttatgtaaatatatattggCCATGTGTTATCTAGTTTCTTTAATCTGCCAAACTTAAGTTAATTAAAAAGCAGAAGAGAGTATCCAGATAAATGATTTGATTACAATGACAGAATAACACTAAgcttttttggattaataataACACTAAACTTTACACACATACTTCAAACTTGTTGTCGCTTAATTAATTTATGCAGACCTCAACAAACTTTCTGTTGAGGGCTAACATATTCAGATTATGAAATTTAAAGCGTATAAGTACGTggaaatcaaattatatatagctTCACATACTCACTCTTCAAATGTACTTATGACAGAAGGATGCTAACAAAATAGAATATTGGACGAATGACATGAGAATGCTAATTAAGTAGTCTAGTGGcatctttttttatatataaatagagtCTAGTGGCATCTTCAATAATTATactatatctttatttttttcaaaatgaaatattataagtatattctgttattattattattattatattttaatcatgggttataaaattttaattttattatattttctaaaagatgcaaaaaaaaaatatcttaattacaatatcattatataaataaatataaaatccaataaacatataatttatCTATGAATGTATATATAGTAGTCTTAGTAAACAATGAAACCTTTTATTTAAGTATTAACaggaaatatttaattttagatataatattaattaattacatagaatcattttataaataaaacagcttaaaattcaaaatttcacCACTGAAAACACATTTctcacatttttttatattttctctcAAAATAATGGATCATTTAAAATGGTCTAGATTGTGTACTGAACTTTtgggtttattaaaaaaaactgaacttATATGTGTATGTACTTTATAGATGAAATACATAGGAATAATTAATCGGCCATGTGTAAATGTTTCGTCCATGTCCATCACATGcaaatgctttttttttaaaccatttTACATACAAATGCTTTTTTCATGATAAACTACAGTTATCAAACAACGTAGAAACTGAAAGTATATTTAAAGAACATAAACTACATGTTATAAGAAATATTTCTGAAACAATTAGGTGAAACGTCAAATACCTAGCTAGTCCATGTAATAACTAAAAGTTCTAAATTCTCAAACCAAgatgatatatgatatataaacaCGTTTGCTAACAGCATATGATACATCAACAATGTAGAACATATTATAGCTATAAATTTAAAGAAATTTCCTATGATAATTTATCttagtttatttttacaaaaatatccttcaaaaataaaaatgaccaaaattttttttattaaaggataaaaatacatttatattctttgattaattaatcaaaacatagGTTTAAA of the Brassica rapa cultivar Chiifu-401-42 chromosome A03, CAAS_Brap_v3.01, whole genome shotgun sequence genome contains:
- the LOC103857294 gene encoding LOB domain-containing protein 12; the protein is MNTCEHQPSSFSTKPSKTYYKYTPLKLSPFNSKLCFLPSIFSNFQKTSNFETYGEIVIKVDMGGPGSSPCASCKLLRRRCAKECIFAPYFPPDDPHKFAIVHKVFGASNVSKMLQELPVHQRADAVNSLVFEANARVRDPVYGCVGAISYLQNQVTQLQMQLAVAQTEILCIQMQHEPTLQSHHEVFELDQDDKAHLLHSNNNSINNCNNNYNLAYAMSSGQLNSNFASPSSIIQMQMQDPLKQESLWT